A stretch of Dermochelys coriacea isolate rDerCor1 chromosome 6, rDerCor1.pri.v4, whole genome shotgun sequence DNA encodes these proteins:
- the PTGER2 gene encoding prostaglandin E2 receptor EP2 subtype, with the protein MPGAGSDQCYEGQKQLAAEESPAISAVMFSAGLLGNLTALALLARRRLGRRGRPLSLFHWLVTVLVLTDLLGTCLVSPVVLASYGRNHTLMALAEGQELCRYFAFAMSFFGLATMLVLFAMALERCLALGQPYLYERLASRRSVLRLALPALSAFAAAAFCALPLLGFGSYVQYCPGTWCFIQMRLGRAAKDGAGGGDTAYSLLYATLLLLLILAVLLCNLSVIRNLVGMHRRGQTSRRLASLEQPAGRRRLSVSEEVDHLILLAIMTITFIVCSLPFTIRAYMNKFMQKEDYKKDLLALRFLAINPIIDPWVFVILRPSVLRVIRSVLCCQMSLKTQDNMQTTPAAESKSNKQIDLCGQ; encoded by the exons ATGCCCGGGGCCGGCTCTGACCAGTGCTACGAGGGCCAGAAGCAGCTGGCGGCCGAGGAGAGCCCGGCCATCAGCGCCGTCATGTTCTCGGCCGGGCTGCTGGGCAACCTGACGGCGCTGGCGCTGCTGGCCCGGCGCCGGCTGGGGCGGCGCGGCCGGCCGCTCTCCCTCTTCCACTGGCTGGTGACCGTCCTGGTGCTCACCGACCTGCTGGGCACCTGCCTGGTCAGCCCCGTGGTGCTGGCCTCCTACGGCCGCAACCACACGCTGATGGCGCTGGCCGAGGGCCAGGAGCTCTGCCGCTACTTCGCCTTCGCCATGAGCTTCTTCGGCCTGGCCACCATGCTGGTGCTGTTCGCCATGGCGCTGGAgcgctgcctggccctgggccaGCCCTACCTCTACGAGCGCCTCGCCAGCCGCCGCTCGGTGCTGCGGCTGGCCCTGCCGGCCCTCTCCGCCTTCGCCGCCGCCGCCTTCTGCGCCCTGCCGCTGCTGGGCTTCGGCAGCTACGTGCAGTATTGCCCGGGCACCTGGTGCTTCATCCAGATGCGCCTAGGGCGCGCCGCCAAGGATGGTGCCGGCGGCGGGGACACCGCCTACTCGCTGCTCTACGccacgctgctgctgctgctcatcctGGCCGTGCTGCTCTGCAACCTGAGCGTCATCCGCAACCTGGTGGGCATGCACCGCCGCGGGCAGACCTCCCGCCGCCTGGCCTCGCTGGAGCAGCCCGCCGGGCGCCGGAGGCTCTCCGTGTCCGAGGAGGTGGATCACCTCATCCTCCTGGCCATCATGACCATCACCTTCATCGTCTGCTCCCTGCCTTTCACG ATTCGGGCCTATATGAACAAGTTTATGCAAAAAGAAGACTATAAGAAGGACCTTCTAGCGCTGAGATTCTTAGCAATTAATCCAATTATTGACCCTTGGGTCTTTGTCATCCTTAGACCTTCAGTTCTGAGGGTAATCCGTTCTGTACTGTGCTGTCAGATGTCCCTAAAGACCCAAGACAACATGCAGACGACTCCTGCTGCAGAGTCAAAATCCAATAAGCAGATTGACCTTTGCGGGCAGTAA